The Armatimonadota bacterium region CGGGTTCGGGGTCGTCTATTGCGCAGACAGTGAGCTCGGTCACCGAAGCATCGGGAGGCGTCTGGAAAGCGAGTTGCGGTACGCCCTTCATCGCCTCCTGCACCATGCGGATATGCAAGCCGATTTGCTCCTGGGGTGTGTTGAGCAGGTAGGTTGCTGGCATTTGATTCAGATGGCGTGCCACCAGGTCCTCCGGGAGGTTTTCCAGGCTCAGCTCCTTCGCCAGCCTGCGCCGGAACCGACCGATGTCGGGCGGGGCGTGTTCTACCGCCTCCGAAGCCATCAGGAAACGCTCCGCTTTGCGGTGCAGTTCGCGCAGGAACGCTGCTTTCACCTCCGTCCACTGTCCGCTACCAACAGCATGAGTGTCGGCGTATGTCAGGATGTACAGCATGTTCAATCGCTCTATGGTATCGACGGTGTGGACAAAATCGCGTATGGTTTCCTCTAGATTGAGGTCACGCAGCCGGGAGGTCTCCGCCATCAGCAGGTGATGTTTCACCAGAAACACCAGGTCGGCAATCGCGTCATCGCTGAGGTATAGCCGTTTCCCCACCTCCTGTGCCATCTGGGCGCCTGCCTCGGCGTGGTCTGCGTGTGGGTTCGCTTTGCCGGCGTCGTGCAACAGCGCAGCCAGATACAGCACCTCACGGTGCGGCGTTTCCTGAAAGATACGCCGGTAGTCGGCGTAGTTGGGGTCGGTGATGGAGCTCAACGCTTCGATATTCTCTACCACGCGCAGGGTATGTTCCCCTACGGTGAAGTCGTGCGATGGATCGTAGGGAATCAGCGTGCGCGTTGCTTCAAACTCGGGCAGAATCCACCCCAGCACGCCCGTGTCCGCCATCTGTCGCAAGGCGCGCGCCACCCCGCCGGGAGCGCGGAGGATGGAGAGAAACGTCTCCGCCAGGTGTTTGGGGTCATGCGTTGTCGGTTTCTGCCCAACGGTGTGACGCATCAGCCGCTGCAGAGGTATGCTGAGGCGCAGCTCATATTCTTGCGCCAGTCGCACCGCCCACACCATCCACGCAGGGTCTTCACGCAGCAGAAGGTTTTGCGCCGGTACCACCTCCTGGCGCTCGCTGTCCAGTCCAATGCCCAGTACGTGTCGTCCCTGCTCGACGCGATGTATCACTTCCTCACAGATTCGGTGTGCATTGACAGCGTGCAGATAATAATCGTGCATGAACTGCTCCACAGCAGGGGTGTGCTCACCGGGCAGGTATCCCAACCGGGAGGCGATTTGTTCTTGTTTGGCAGCAGTCAGCACATCTCGCTGTTCCCCTGCCAGGATGTGCAGGTGGTTGCGCACGCGCAGCAAAAACTCGTGTGCCTGAATCAGGCGGTCAGCGTCCTCTGGCGCAAGCCACTCGCGGGCGACCAGCTGTCCCCACTCCCCAGCGGTGGGTAGTCCTGCCCATCCCGTCGCTAACCACCGCACCAGGTGAATATCGCGCAGTCCGCCGGCTCCCTCTTTAATGTTCGGCTCTACCAGGTAAGGCGTGGTGCCATACCGGGCGCGTATCTGTCGCCTCTCCATGATTTTGCGAAACAGAAAGTCGGTGGGATTGAAGTTTGCCCAGAACTCCTCCAGAAAACGGGCGAAGATATGACGGCTTCCCGTCACCAGTCGGGCATCCACAAGGGTGGTCTGGGTGGTGTGGTCCAGCGTTGCACAGTCTTCTATCAAACGATAGGCATAGCCCACCTTGAGGCGACCGTATTCCATCATGACATCCATGAGCAGGCGAAACATCTCACGGATAATGCGGTCGGTAGTGGCATCGCCGTCGCGTTCAGGAATGAAAGTGATGTCGATATCCGAGTGCGGTGAAAGTTCCATTCGCCCATATCCACCAGTGGCAGCCACAGCGACCTCTGGGGGATGTGCCACATGGGCACGCTGGATAGCAAGATGAAAGAGCCGACGCACCACAGCATCCGCTAATGCGGTAAAGGAACGGCACGCACTCAGTCCATCATGGGGAGGCTGAATCTCACGCATGAGGTGTTCCCGCTGTTGCACTATCCACTGCCCGATTTCGCGGGCATCCTGCATGGCGTCTAGAGCCTGCATCCACTCCTCGCGCAGATGGACGGCGATGATGCTATCGCTGGATGGAACAACGTGAACCTCCTCCTGAGAACCTACTGTTACCCCTTGTGTTTTGGTTTTCCAACGACTCATTTTTTCTCACTCCGACCGCCACAGGATCAGTAGCCCCACGGCAGCAAATAAAGCGTTTGGTGCCCATGCAGCAACCACTGGCGGCAAGAACCCTTGATTGCCTAGCAGTCGCGCCAGCAGCAGAGTATTCCAGAACAGGAATACGAGAATAATCGCCAGCAACACTCCCATGAAGCTGCCCGCACGAGCAAAAGTGAGTGCCAGCGGTGCGCTGCACAGGGCAAATACCGCGCACGCGAAGGGAATAGAATACTTGAAATAGTACCCCCACCCATAATCGTGTTGCAGGCAACCCCGCCTTTTCCAGCTCTCGCGCCTGGCGGCGCAGCTCCGCTGCGTTGGTCTCCTCGGGGGATGGCGGGCTGAGCAGCTCTTCCAGCGCGACTCTCAGGTTGATGGTGATTTCTCCGGCAGCGCGTGCATCGATGGCGAAACCATCCTGCCCGTAGATGTGCACATGCGCGTCGTAGAAACGCCATATCCCGTCGTCGTACACCGCACGCGGCGCCAGTATCGTGCGCGCATAGCCGGTTACGGGCATTTCCCATACCTGAACATCTCGCAGATGCGCCCGGTTTCCACGCACGTTTTCCACCATGCCGATGTAGAAAGCATAGTCGCCTACCTTGAACACCACGTTGGAGCGAAACAGCGGCGCAGTCTGCATCAGGAAAATGCGGTCACGGACGCGGCGAAACTGTCGCTCCGCATGTGGAACCACCGACTCCTCAAGCCAGAAGTTTACCACAGAAACCACCACTCCTGCCACCAGTAGGGGCAGAAAGATGCGCCAGAGACTGGCTCCAGCGTTGCGCAGCACCACGATTTCCAAATCTCTCGCCAGCCGGTTCACCGCTAGCGACACAGAAAGCGCAGTCGCTACGGGCAGGGTGAGCACCAGCAGGAAGGGAGTGTGATACACAATCATCTGTGCTACAGCGAGCAACGGCACGCCCTTCGAGAAGAGCACCTCCGCGTAGAAGAAGAGCATATTGCCGATAAGCATCAACACCACTGCCAGCGTGCCCACCAGAAAGGGCACCAGCAGCTCAGACAACAACAGGCGGTCTATCAGCTTCATTCTTCCACGCGAATGGTGTTGCACACGTCCATCACGACGGGTAAACGTCGGATTTCGGCGGTTGCATGGCGTATTGCGCCCTCCTGGGTGCGGTGCGTAATCCACACAATCTCCGCTTCCTGGGGGGTCACCTGCTTCTGTACCACCGAGGAGATGCTGATGTGGTGAATGCCGAACACACTGGCTACCTGTGCCAGCACATTCGGACGGTCCTGCACGCGCATCCGCACATAGTAGCTGGTCTCGATCTGCTCGATGGGAACCACGTACCGCTGGTCAAAACAGGTGCAGCCCACGCGCCCCGTGGAGCCGAACAGCAGGTTGCGCGAAACGTCAATAATATCCCCTACCACTGCGCTACCGGTGGGGAGGCTACCTGCACCGCGCCCGTAGAACATCACATCGCCCACCGCGTCCCCACGTACCATGATGGCATTATACACATCACGCACGCTTGCTAGCGGATGCGACAGGGGCAGCAGCGCTGGATGCACACGCACCT contains the following coding sequences:
- the glnD gene encoding bifunctional uridylyltransferase/uridylyl-removing enzyme, with product MQALDAMQDAREIGQWIVQQREHLMREIQPPHDGLSACRSFTALADAVVRRLFHLAIQRAHVAHPPEVAVAATGGYGRMELSPHSDIDITFIPERDGDATTDRIIREMFRLLMDVMMEYGRLKVGYAYRLIEDCATLDHTTQTTLVDARLVTGSRHIFARFLEEFWANFNPTDFLFRKIMERRQIRARYGTTPYLVEPNIKEGAGGLRDIHLVRWLATGWAGLPTAGEWGQLVAREWLAPEDADRLIQAHEFLLRVRNHLHILAGEQRDVLTAAKQEQIASRLGYLPGEHTPAVEQFMHDYYLHAVNAHRICEEVIHRVEQGRHVLGIGLDSERQEVVPAQNLLLREDPAWMVWAVRLAQEYELRLSIPLQRLMRHTVGQKPTTHDPKHLAETFLSILRAPGGVARALRQMADTGVLGWILPEFEATRTLIPYDPSHDFTVGEHTLRVVENIEALSSITDPNYADYRRIFQETPHREVLYLAALLHDAGKANPHADHAEAGAQMAQEVGKRLYLSDDAIADLVFLVKHHLLMAETSRLRDLNLEETIRDFVHTVDTIERLNMLYILTYADTHAVGSGQWTEVKAAFLRELHRKAERFLMASEAVEHAPPDIGRFRRRLAKELSLENLPEDLVARHLNQMPATYLLNTPQEQIGLHIRMVQEAMKGVPQLAFQTPPDASVTELTVCAIDDPEPGLLAKIAGVLYAGQVAVHAANVFTRSGEIKIALDTLWVDYRGRPIPPSKRAEIEENMVAVLTGEMSVVELLRRRRRVEQTPPELVSLVIHHDLSEQFTVIEVRTTEHIGMLYWVCRALSQLGWNIHSAKLSTWAGKAVGVFYITDAEGNKIRADAQRLRDALAEGAGAL